The Carassius auratus strain Wakin unplaced genomic scaffold, ASM336829v1 scaf_tig00215170, whole genome shotgun sequence genome includes a window with the following:
- the LOC113093841 gene encoding XK-related protein 4-like, with protein MAAKSDGVLKMKKSDVAFTPLQNSDHSGSVQGLAPGSQPDSGTGEADFVNGESRCCGSNSTCLRLDREQQKYMVWDCLWILAAVTVYFADVGTDIWLSVDYYLRRDYWWFGLTLFFVVLGSFSVQVFSFRWFVHDFSTEESSGGGGDGSAANCSHMDGKLLSCSASHGDVGANPTTPQRQASTASKSNTTSNSSNSATAARTSKTRSASCSLCIWILQSVIHILQLGQIWR; from the coding sequence ATGGCCGCGAAATCCGACGGGGTGCTAAAGATGAAGAAGAGCGATGTAGCATTTACGCCTTTGCAGAATTCGGATCACTCGGGATCGGTTCAAGGGCTAGCTCCGGGATCGCAGCCGGATTCTGGAACCGGAGAGGCGGACTTCGTCAACGGGGAGTCGCGGTGCTGTGGCTCAAATTCGACCTGTCTCCGCCTCGACAGGGAGCAGCAGAAATACATGGTCTGGGACTGTCTGTGGATCCTCGCCGCAGTGACGGTGTATTTCGCGGATGTGGGCACTGATATTTGGCTCTCGGTCGACTATTACCTCCGCCGCGACTACTGGTGGTTCGGGCTTACGCTGTTTTTTGTGGTGCTCGGCTCGTTCTCCGTGCAGGTCTTCAGTTTCCGTTGGTTCGTCCATGATTTCAGCACCGAGGAGAGCTCCGGCGGCGGTGGCGACGGCAGCGCGGCGAACTGCTCCCACATGGACGGGAAGCTGCTCAGCTGCTCCGCTTCGCACGGAGACGTTGGAGCCAACCCGACTACGCCTCAAAGACAGGCGTCCACAGCGAGCAAGAGCAACACCACAAGTAACAGCAGCAACAGCGCTACCGCAGCCCGGACTAGTAAGACACGCTCAGCGTCCTGTTCCCTCTGTATCTGGATATTGCAGTCCGTCATTCACATCTTACAGCTCGGACAAATCTGGAGGTGA